One Turneriella parva DSM 21527 genomic region harbors:
- a CDS encoding KUP/HAK/KT family potassium transporter, producing MESGIKHHKVTAAGLLVSLGIIYGDIGTSPLYVLSAIFSGRKVSEELVLGSLSCVFWTLTLLTTIKYVIVTLRADNKGEGGIFSLFTLVRRRGRWLLIPAVIGGCALLADGMITPPISVSSAIEGLDYLIPGIPTVKIVLVILTLLFFVQQFGTNVVGRFFGPIMLVWFGMLAVLGLWHLSRNPHVLVAMNPYHAWHLLVNYPQGFFILGAVFLCTTGAEALYTDLGHCGRQNIRVSWAFVKIALLLNYFGQGSLLLDLAGQTLTADGKTWLGLTPFYSMMPHWFLPIGIGIATIAAIIASQAIISGAFTLIAEAIRLNLWPKVRIKYPSILKGQIYVPSANRLLWAGCISVTLFFGKAAYMEAAYGLAITLDMMMTTLLLTVFLLSRGVRWPIAALTLAGFSSIEVSFLIANLGKFSHGGWVTLVMGLIFFVVIWSWYSARKIRNRYVEFVRLEEYYDTLHDLSHDSSIGKHATNLVYMTSANNKYEIEWKVIYSLLYKQPKRADIYWFVHVDVTDEPYTRSCTVDVLVPNDVIRVDFKLGFRVEPRINQYFRKVVTELVQKGIVDITSRYSSLHEKNIIGDFRFVVLDRVLTHDNELNFYEKIVTSLHRLWKAMCPGEERAFGLDTSIVEVERVPLIVSKPREFSLDIQLSSDKPPAS from the coding sequence GTGGAATCAGGCATTAAACACCACAAGGTCACTGCCGCGGGGCTTTTGGTCTCGCTTGGCATCATTTATGGCGACATCGGCACATCGCCACTCTATGTTCTTTCGGCGATATTCAGTGGCCGCAAAGTATCTGAAGAACTCGTACTCGGCTCTCTTTCATGCGTATTCTGGACTCTGACCCTGCTCACGACGATCAAATACGTCATCGTCACACTGCGCGCCGACAACAAAGGTGAGGGCGGCATCTTCTCGCTCTTCACTCTCGTGCGCCGCCGTGGCAGGTGGCTGCTGATACCGGCGGTGATTGGCGGTTGCGCGCTGCTCGCCGATGGCATGATTACACCGCCGATTTCGGTGTCGTCGGCGATCGAAGGTCTTGATTACCTAATACCGGGTATACCGACCGTCAAAATTGTTCTGGTGATTCTCACGCTGCTCTTTTTCGTGCAGCAGTTCGGCACCAATGTTGTCGGGCGTTTTTTCGGGCCGATCATGCTAGTGTGGTTTGGCATGCTCGCGGTATTGGGTCTATGGCATTTGTCGCGCAACCCGCATGTACTGGTGGCGATGAACCCTTACCATGCATGGCACCTGCTCGTGAACTATCCTCAGGGTTTTTTTATTCTGGGTGCCGTTTTTCTCTGCACCACCGGCGCCGAAGCGCTTTACACCGACCTTGGGCATTGTGGTCGGCAAAATATTCGCGTGAGCTGGGCGTTTGTGAAAATCGCGTTGCTCTTGAACTATTTCGGCCAGGGCTCTCTGTTGCTCGACCTCGCCGGGCAAACACTGACCGCGGACGGCAAAACCTGGCTCGGTCTCACGCCGTTCTATTCGATGATGCCGCACTGGTTTTTGCCGATCGGCATCGGTATCGCGACGATCGCGGCAATCATTGCGTCTCAGGCGATTATCAGCGGTGCGTTTACGCTGATCGCTGAAGCGATTCGCCTCAATCTTTGGCCCAAGGTACGAATTAAGTATCCTTCGATACTCAAGGGGCAGATCTATGTGCCAAGCGCCAACCGTCTGCTCTGGGCCGGGTGCATCAGCGTGACCCTGTTTTTCGGCAAGGCTGCGTACATGGAAGCCGCATACGGGCTGGCGATCACTCTCGACATGATGATGACGACCCTGTTGCTCACAGTCTTTCTGCTTTCGCGAGGGGTTCGGTGGCCGATTGCCGCGCTTACTCTGGCGGGATTTTCCAGTATCGAAGTTTCATTTCTCATCGCGAATCTCGGTAAATTTTCTCACGGGGGCTGGGTGACACTCGTCATGGGCCTGATATTTTTCGTCGTAATCTGGTCATGGTATTCGGCGCGCAAGATTCGCAATCGTTACGTCGAATTTGTTCGTCTCGAAGAATATTACGACACGCTGCATGACCTGAGCCACGACTCTTCGATAGGTAAGCATGCGACAAACCTCGTGTACATGACTTCGGCGAACAACAAATATGAAATTGAATGGAAAGTTATCTATTCGCTGCTCTACAAACAGCCCAAGCGTGCGGATATCTATTGGTTTGTTCACGTCGACGTCACCGACGAACCGTACACACGGTCGTGCACCGTCGACGTGCTGGTACCGAACGATGTCATTCGCGTCGACTTCAAGCTCGGCTTTCGCGTCGAGCCGCGCATTAACCAGTACTTCAGAAAGGTGGTGACCGAACTCGTGCAAAAGGGTATAGTCGACATCACCAGCCGCTACTCTTCGCTGCACGAGAAAAATATCATCGGCGACTTTCGCTTCGTTGTGCTCGACCGGGTGCTGACGCACGACAACGAGCTGAATTTTTACGAAAAAATCGTCACGTCACTGCACCGCCTGTGGAAAGCCATGTGCCCCGGTGAGGAACGTGCCTTCGGGCTCGACACATCCATCGTCGAGGTTGAGCGTGTGCCGCTCATTGTCTCAAAACCCCGCGAATTCAGCCTCGATATTCAGCTTTCTTCTGATAAACCCCCGGCGTCATGA
- a CDS encoding KUP/HAK/KT family potassium transporter, producing MQNSGSHHRISFGGLIVALGIIYGDIGTSPLYVFSAIAGTRVLSEELILGGLSCIFWTLTLVTTLKYVTVTLRADNHGEGGIFSLFTLVRRRSRWLIVPAVVGGCALLADGMITPPISVSSAVEGLEALVPGIPTVKIVVVILTALFVFQQFGTNIVGRWFGPIMLVWFGMIAVLGLGQLVHNPWVLKAANPWYAYHLLAEYPQGYWILGAVFLCTTGAEALYTDLGHCGLKNIRSSWAFVKLALLLNYAGQAAFLLSISGQSLDINGRTQGGLTPFYSLMPSWFLPVGILVATIATVIASQAIISGAFTLIAEAIRLNLWPKVRIKYPSNLKGQIYVPSANRLLWFGCIAVTLWFGRAANMEAAYGMAITFDMMMTTILLTVFLAVRAKTFLVPMTAFFGFISVEIAFLIANLEKFSHGGWVTLVIGSAIFFIMWSWYAARKIRNRLVEFVPLSDYFDILHELSYDTSVPKYATNLVYLTSANNPTEIEWKVIYSLFFKQPKRADVYWFVHVDVTDEPYTMAYKVDVLVPNDVIRIEFKLGFRVEPRINQFFRKAVSALVEEGIVDITSRYASLNQKNILGDFRFIIFDRVLSHDNQLNVYERVVTTFYKMLKLLCPTEEKAFGLDTSIVEIERVPLIVSKPREFQLERLT from the coding sequence ATGCAAAATTCTGGTTCACACCATCGTATCTCTTTCGGGGGCCTGATTGTCGCGCTCGGCATTATCTACGGCGACATTGGAACATCACCGCTCTATGTGTTTTCTGCGATAGCGGGCACCCGGGTGCTCAGCGAAGAGCTGATTCTGGGCGGGTTATCGTGCATATTCTGGACTCTCACGCTTGTCACCACGCTCAAATACGTGACGGTGACGCTGCGTGCCGATAACCACGGCGAGGGTGGCATCTTCTCCCTTTTTACACTCGTGCGCCGGCGCAGCCGCTGGCTGATTGTGCCCGCCGTTGTGGGTGGATGCGCGCTGCTCGCCGACGGCATGATCACGCCGCCCATTTCTGTTTCGTCGGCTGTCGAAGGCCTCGAAGCGCTCGTACCCGGCATACCGACGGTCAAGATCGTCGTCGTTATACTCACCGCATTATTCGTCTTTCAGCAATTTGGTACCAACATTGTGGGCCGATGGTTCGGGCCGATCATGCTTGTGTGGTTTGGTATGATCGCCGTGTTGGGTCTCGGACAATTGGTCCACAACCCCTGGGTTCTGAAAGCCGCGAACCCATGGTATGCCTACCACCTGCTTGCTGAATATCCGCAAGGTTATTGGATTCTCGGTGCGGTGTTTCTCTGTACAACCGGTGCCGAGGCGCTCTATACAGACCTCGGGCATTGCGGATTAAAAAATATACGGTCGAGCTGGGCATTTGTCAAGCTTGCACTGCTGCTGAATTATGCCGGGCAGGCGGCTTTCTTGCTCTCGATCTCGGGGCAGTCACTCGATATCAACGGCCGAACACAGGGAGGCCTAACTCCTTTTTATTCACTGATGCCGTCATGGTTTCTGCCTGTGGGTATTCTCGTCGCCACGATTGCAACCGTGATAGCTTCGCAGGCGATCATCAGCGGCGCATTTACACTGATCGCCGAGGCGATTCGGCTGAACCTATGGCCAAAAGTTCGTATCAAATATCCTTCGAATCTGAAAGGCCAGATCTATGTGCCGAGCGCCAACCGGCTGCTCTGGTTTGGTTGTATTGCCGTAACGCTCTGGTTTGGCCGCGCCGCAAACATGGAAGCCGCTTACGGCATGGCCATCACGTTCGACATGATGATGACAACCATTCTGCTGACTGTTTTTCTGGCCGTGCGCGCAAAAACGTTTCTGGTGCCCATGACCGCCTTTTTCGGATTTATCAGCGTGGAGATCGCATTTCTGATCGCGAATCTCGAAAAGTTTTCACATGGGGGTTGGGTAACTCTGGTCATCGGCTCGGCAATCTTTTTCATCATGTGGTCTTGGTACGCCGCACGCAAGATCAGAAACCGCCTGGTCGAGTTTGTGCCCTTATCTGATTACTTTGATATTCTGCACGAACTCAGCTACGATACCTCGGTGCCGAAATACGCGACGAATCTTGTTTATCTCACTTCGGCGAATAATCCGACAGAAATCGAATGGAAGGTCATCTACTCGCTGTTTTTTAAACAGCCCAAACGTGCCGATGTCTATTGGTTCGTGCACGTCGACGTGACCGATGAACCCTATACGATGGCATACAAGGTCGACGTGCTCGTGCCGAACGACGTCATTCGTATTGAATTCAAACTCGGCTTTCGAGTCGAGCCGCGCATCAACCAGTTCTTTCGCAAAGCCGTCTCTGCGCTGGTCGAAGAGGGTATAGTCGATATCACGAGCCGCTACGCATCGCTTAACCAAAAGAATATTCTTGGTGATTTCAGATTTATTATCTTCGACCGCGTGCTAAGCCATGATAACCAGCTCAACGTGTACGAACGTGTTGTGACGACTTTCTATAAAATGCTTAAACTGCTGTGTCCAACAGAAGAAAAGGCCTTCGGGCTCGATACATCGATAGTTGAGATAGAAAGAGTGCCCCTGATTGTGTCGAAGCCGCGCGAATTTCAATTGGAGAGACTGACCTGA
- a CDS encoding carboxyl transferase domain-containing protein yields MPAFESRISANSADFKANAEAYAAHLNLHAQKLEQTSPQRRSAALKRHTERGKLFARDRIKGLIDEGSPFLELGAFAGLDLYPGEDIPGAGAVAGLGYVHGRLVAILANDATVKGGTYYPITVKKHLRLQEIAELNRLPCVYMVDSGGAFLPKQDEVFPDRDHFGRIFYNQARMSAAGIAQIAIVMGSCTAGGAYVPAMCDETIIVEKHGTIFLAGPPLVKMATGEEVTAEDLGGARLHTGRSGVADHYAIDDFDALQKARSIISTLPRPETNQLARTRSTEFAEPVYSPAEMQGIIPAESRKPFDVREIIARLVDGSEFLEFKAEYGKTLVCAFASIGGFRVGILANNGVLFSESALKGTHFIELCCQRQIPLVFLQNITGFMVGKKYEEGGIAKDGAKMVSAVSNANVPKFTVIIGGSYGAGNYGMCGRAYSPDMLFMWPNARISVMGGNEAAGVLAIVREQSAIAEAKKSGKETDKAKLEAELAEIRKKISAQFEAQSGAYYSSARLWDDGVITPAETRQVLRLALEAASMRPLKSFVQPVYRM; encoded by the coding sequence CTGCCCGCCTTCGAGAGCCGCATTTCTGCCAACAGCGCAGACTTTAAGGCGAATGCCGAGGCGTATGCAGCGCACCTGAATCTGCATGCGCAGAAGCTTGAGCAGACTTCACCCCAGCGCCGCTCTGCTGCGCTGAAGCGCCATACCGAGCGCGGCAAACTTTTTGCCCGGGACAGAATCAAGGGGCTGATCGACGAAGGTTCGCCTTTTCTAGAGTTGGGCGCATTTGCAGGTCTTGATCTCTACCCCGGTGAGGACATTCCCGGTGCAGGCGCCGTCGCGGGCCTCGGCTATGTTCACGGCCGGCTCGTTGCAATTCTGGCGAACGACGCAACTGTCAAGGGTGGCACTTATTATCCGATTACGGTGAAAAAACACCTGCGCCTGCAAGAAATCGCCGAACTCAACCGGTTACCCTGTGTCTACATGGTCGATAGTGGCGGGGCGTTTTTGCCTAAACAAGACGAGGTTTTTCCCGATCGTGATCATTTCGGCCGCATCTTCTACAACCAGGCGCGCATGTCAGCGGCAGGCATTGCGCAGATTGCGATTGTCATGGGTTCTTGCACTGCGGGCGGCGCGTACGTACCAGCGATGTGCGATGAAACGATTATTGTCGAAAAGCACGGTACGATTTTTCTTGCAGGGCCGCCGCTCGTCAAAATGGCCACCGGCGAAGAGGTGACTGCCGAAGACCTGGGCGGCGCGAGATTGCACACCGGCCGATCGGGCGTTGCAGACCACTATGCGATCGATGACTTCGACGCTCTGCAAAAAGCCCGCAGCATTATCAGCACGTTGCCACGCCCAGAGACCAACCAGCTTGCCAGAACACGCTCCACCGAATTTGCCGAACCTGTGTATTCGCCCGCCGAAATGCAGGGCATAATACCCGCCGAAAGCCGCAAGCCGTTCGACGTGAGAGAAATTATTGCCCGACTTGTCGACGGCAGCGAATTTTTGGAGTTCAAAGCCGAATATGGCAAGACGCTGGTCTGTGCCTTCGCCTCTATCGGCGGCTTTCGCGTCGGCATTCTGGCCAATAATGGCGTGCTGTTCTCAGAGTCGGCGCTCAAGGGCACGCATTTTATCGAGTTATGCTGCCAGCGGCAAATACCGCTGGTGTTCCTGCAGAATATCACGGGCTTCATGGTAGGCAAAAAATACGAAGAGGGCGGCATCGCGAAAGACGGCGCGAAGATGGTGAGCGCCGTTTCGAATGCGAACGTGCCAAAGTTTACCGTGATCATCGGCGGTTCTTACGGGGCTGGCAATTATGGCATGTGCGGCCGCGCCTATTCACCCGACATGCTATTCATGTGGCCGAATGCCCGCATTTCGGTCATGGGGGGTAACGAAGCTGCCGGTGTGCTCGCAATCGTAAGGGAGCAATCCGCGATTGCCGAGGCCAAAAAGAGCGGCAAAGAAACAGACAAGGCGAAGCTTGAAGCAGAGCTTGCCGAGATCAGAAAGAAGATTTCGGCGCAATTTGAGGCGCAGTCTGGTGCCTACTATTCATCGGCCCGCCTGTGGGATGACGGCGTCATTACCCCGGCAGAAACGCGGCAAGTATTGCGCCTGGCGCTCGAAGCAGCTTCGATGAGGCCTCTCAAGAGTTTTGTACAGCCCGTCTACCGCATGTAA
- a CDS encoding enoyl-CoA hydratase-related protein gives MIEKKLEGQIWHVTLNRPEKHNAFDAAMIASLGEALQSIPAEARLVLITGNGKSFCAGADINYMRAQAGYSEEQNRDDAKKLSAMFEFIYELPVPTVTYAQGNIFGGGLGILAACDIAIASDNARFCFSEVKMGIIPAVISPYILRKTTNAFAKRYFLSAEVFDAQVALRSGLIAEIVSESNANETVDRLCQSLMSAGQQAQRSAKRLMHAYENFEPMSRDQLIHELAKLRSTEDAQTRMKTFLEKSKK, from the coding sequence ATGATTGAAAAGAAACTTGAAGGCCAAATCTGGCATGTGACGCTGAACCGACCCGAAAAACACAATGCGTTTGACGCCGCGATGATTGCATCGCTCGGCGAGGCGCTGCAATCGATACCAGCAGAGGCGCGGCTGGTGCTCATCACCGGCAACGGCAAGTCTTTCTGCGCGGGGGCTGACATCAACTACATGCGCGCGCAGGCAGGCTATTCAGAAGAGCAGAACCGCGACGATGCGAAGAAGCTCTCGGCCATGTTTGAATTCATCTACGAACTGCCGGTGCCGACGGTAACCTACGCGCAGGGTAACATTTTTGGCGGCGGGCTTGGCATTCTCGCTGCCTGCGACATCGCCATCGCGTCAGATAATGCGAGGTTCTGTTTTTCAGAGGTGAAGATGGGCATAATACCCGCTGTGATTTCACCTTATATTCTGCGCAAGACGACGAATGCGTTTGCCAAAAGGTATTTTCTTTCTGCCGAAGTATTCGACGCGCAGGTGGCGCTGCGCAGTGGTCTGATTGCAGAAATTGTGAGCGAAAGCAATGCGAATGAGACTGTCGACCGGCTGTGCCAGAGCCTTATGTCAGCCGGCCAACAGGCGCAGCGCAGCGCCAAGCGGCTGATGCACGCATACGAAAATTTTGAACCCATGAGCCGCGATCAGCTGATACACGAACTCGCCAAGCTGCGGTCAACCGAAGACGCGCAAACGCGCATGAAGACGTTTCTAGAAAAGTCTAAAAAATAG
- the cysK gene encoding cysteine synthase A has protein sequence MKYKSMTEAIGNTPHLRINKLFSADAEVWVKLERQNPGASIKDRIALAMIEDAERRGILKPGSVIIEPTSGNTGIGLALVAAAKGYKLTLVMPESMSVERRAIMAAYGASFELTPREKGMKGAIEKATELVASTPNSWMPQQFENEANIEVHRKTTAQEILRDFPEGVDVMITGVGTGGHLTGVTEILRQKWPNLQVYAVEPAASPVISGGQPGPHPIQGIGAGFIPKNLKKDLLTGVIQVTKEEAFEYAKRAAKEEALFIGISSGASLAAVAKKIPELKKGSRILTFNYDTGERYLSIEGLFQLPS, from the coding sequence ATGAAATACAAGAGCATGACCGAAGCAATCGGCAACACCCCCCATTTGCGCATCAATAAACTTTTTTCTGCCGACGCAGAAGTCTGGGTGAAGCTTGAGCGGCAAAACCCCGGCGCCAGCATCAAAGACCGCATCGCGCTGGCGATGATCGAAGACGCCGAACGGCGCGGTATCTTAAAGCCGGGCAGCGTCATTATCGAACCGACTTCGGGAAACACGGGCATTGGTCTCGCTCTCGTTGCAGCGGCGAAAGGTTACAAGCTCACGCTCGTGATGCCTGAGAGCATGTCGGTTGAGCGTCGCGCGATTATGGCTGCTTATGGCGCAAGTTTTGAACTCACGCCCCGCGAAAAGGGAATGAAAGGCGCAATCGAAAAGGCAACGGAGCTCGTGGCTTCGACACCCAACTCATGGATGCCGCAGCAGTTCGAAAACGAAGCAAACATCGAGGTTCACCGCAAGACTACAGCGCAAGAAATTCTTCGCGATTTTCCCGAAGGTGTCGATGTGATGATCACCGGCGTGGGCACGGGTGGTCACCTCACAGGTGTGACAGAAATTTTGCGCCAAAAATGGCCCAACCTGCAGGTTTATGCTGTTGAACCTGCTGCCTCGCCTGTGATTTCAGGCGGTCAACCCGGCCCCCACCCGATTCAGGGCATCGGCGCGGGCTTTATTCCCAAGAACCTCAAGAAAGATCTTCTGACCGGTGTGATTCAGGTGACCAAAGAAGAAGCATTTGAATATGCCAAACGCGCAGCGAAAGAAGAAGCGCTCTTTATCGGTATTTCGAGCGGCGCGTCGCTTGCCGCAGTCGCCAAGAAAATTCCCGAACTGAAAAAAGGTTCGCGCATTCTCACTTTCAACTACGACACAGGTGAAAGATACCTGTCAATCGAAGGCCTGTTTCAGTTACCATCGTAA
- a CDS encoding PP2C family protein-serine/threonine phosphatase — protein sequence MSRIFWGAAFASLLVAFVLQVGAVKKLIETRQPRILTTEHSLALIPLAFDLPSDAMYLRPYNEPMVMRPPGTLRYVQALLPIYAGAFFFWFTGIFLYIFSRVRRLERAYILFSLFVCTYLLLFVDYFTLRVTGSFFLTFNILIIGPFLYMYRSVYSLATQGVLYAAVLLFSLAMSIFYPVNSAEAEIFFIKLLGVVFSATFVYCAALFIRAEMDKEKQSLGKKLWAERIFNISLVFAVAMPPAFFFMLYYFPVRVDVNYNALFFLPALFPIIFLTLSLRWGLVSFHVPISLAAVRFMYFAFFGFLYWFTIGFSLGEIYQSEMTRAGHIWLLGLFLLLIDPLRTALLTSLDQYSSSRRKVLDNFLLQSSQQIANPGRAVQFIERLAGSLTEGLGSYWVKVVMSRDLFTNWDSDSDKIVYLPDDDPFWVQARTWVPRSRYAVLTQTFVGPVRDFLQGRGAFMVIGMNKFKAGIMISERRENMPYYREDVRFMRQVIREAEVLIQNYLFLIENVKLRRRERELAYSARIQKRVIPGHRKFEHFEFWSYSRAYESVTGDYVDLLQIDPQTFVVLLGDVSGHGISSGYLVAFARAYLRGALADRKASLKDALGGLNAYLAENYRGNEFITLFALQMVFHEDSLALRYINAGQHPALLYTEKGLIKLEESQRLLGVIANTYHESVLTLPAGKVRLILYSDGAFDVFNKSGKILGQKKFFDWVESSLEKPAAEQLAFLRQRIEGYTSSGQESDDLALIIIEANERRES from the coding sequence GTGAGCCGCATTTTCTGGGGGGCTGCATTCGCCTCACTGCTGGTGGCTTTTGTGCTGCAGGTCGGGGCCGTTAAAAAACTCATAGAAACGCGCCAGCCGCGAATTCTCACAACCGAGCATTCATTGGCGTTGATACCGCTGGCTTTCGATCTGCCGTCTGACGCGATGTACCTGCGCCCCTACAATGAGCCGATGGTCATGCGCCCGCCGGGTACGCTGCGATACGTGCAGGCGCTCTTGCCGATCTATGCCGGCGCGTTCTTCTTCTGGTTTACGGGAATTTTCTTGTACATCTTTTCACGCGTGCGCCGCCTCGAGCGCGCTTACATTTTGTTTTCGCTGTTTGTCTGCACATACCTTCTGCTCTTTGTAGACTACTTCACCCTGCGCGTCACCGGTAGTTTTTTTCTGACATTCAACATACTGATTATCGGGCCCTTTCTTTATATGTACCGCAGCGTCTATTCGCTCGCGACGCAAGGGGTGCTCTATGCTGCGGTTCTGCTATTCTCTCTGGCGATGTCTATCTTCTATCCGGTGAATTCTGCCGAGGCCGAAATATTCTTCATAAAACTTCTGGGTGTGGTGTTTTCTGCAACCTTCGTTTATTGCGCCGCGCTCTTTATTCGGGCCGAAATGGATAAAGAAAAGCAGAGCCTGGGAAAAAAACTCTGGGCCGAGCGCATATTCAATATTTCACTGGTTTTTGCAGTCGCAATGCCGCCCGCATTCTTCTTCATGCTGTATTATTTTCCGGTACGCGTTGATGTGAACTACAACGCGCTCTTCTTTTTGCCCGCTCTTTTTCCGATCATTTTTCTGACGCTCAGCCTGCGGTGGGGTCTGGTCAGCTTTCATGTACCGATCAGCCTTGCGGCAGTGCGCTTCATGTATTTCGCTTTTTTTGGCTTTCTTTATTGGTTCACCATCGGCTTCAGCCTGGGAGAGATCTACCAGAGCGAAATGACCCGCGCCGGGCATATCTGGCTTCTGGGCTTGTTTTTGTTGCTGATCGATCCGCTGCGCACTGCGCTCTTAACCTCGCTCGACCAATACAGCAGCTCGCGGCGTAAAGTGCTCGATAATTTCTTGCTGCAGAGTTCGCAGCAGATTGCAAACCCCGGCCGTGCCGTGCAGTTTATCGAAAGGCTTGCCGGTTCCCTCACCGAGGGGCTTGGCAGTTACTGGGTAAAGGTCGTCATGAGCCGCGATCTATTCACGAACTGGGACAGCGACAGCGACAAAATTGTCTATTTGCCCGACGACGACCCGTTTTGGGTTCAGGCCCGAACCTGGGTACCCCGCAGCCGCTACGCGGTTCTGACGCAGACTTTTGTCGGGCCGGTGCGTGACTTCTTGCAGGGCAGGGGCGCATTCATGGTTATCGGCATGAATAAATTCAAGGCCGGCATCATGATCTCAGAGCGGCGCGAAAATATGCCATACTACCGTGAAGATGTGCGCTTCATGCGCCAGGTAATCCGTGAGGCAGAGGTTTTGATTCAAAATTACCTTTTTCTGATCGAGAATGTGAAGCTGCGCCGCCGCGAACGTGAGCTCGCTTACAGCGCGCGCATTCAGAAGCGCGTTATACCGGGCCACCGCAAATTTGAACATTTTGAATTCTGGTCTTACAGCAGGGCGTACGAGAGTGTGACAGGCGATTACGTCGATCTGCTGCAGATCGACCCGCAGACATTCGTGGTATTGCTGGGTGATGTCAGCGGCCACGGCATATCGAGCGGCTATCTGGTCGCCTTTGCGCGTGCCTACCTCAGGGGTGCTCTGGCAGACCGCAAAGCCAGCCTGAAAGATGCACTCGGCGGTCTGAATGCCTACCTGGCTGAGAATTACCGCGGTAATGAATTCATCACGCTTTTTGCCTTGCAGATGGTGTTTCATGAGGATTCATTGGCGTTACGCTACATTAACGCCGGTCAGCATCCGGCTTTGCTCTATACCGAGAAAGGCCTTATTAAACTCGAAGAGAGCCAGCGTCTTCTTGGAGTCATCGCCAATACCTACCACGAGTCCGTTCTCACTCTGCCTGCTGGCAAGGTGAGGCTGATTCTCTATTCAGACGGGGCATTCGATGTATTCAACAAGTCAGGAAAAATTCTCGGTCAGAAAAAATTCTTCGATTGGGTCGAGTCGTCGCTTGAAAAACCCGCGGCAGAACAACTGGCATTCTTGCGCCAGCGCATCGAAGGTTATACCTCTTCAGGGCAAGAGAGTGATGATCTGGCGCTCATCATCATCGAGGCCAATGAGCGCCGTGAAAGTTGA
- a CDS encoding SurA N-terminal domain-containing protein, translated as MSESKSTLREKIVKAGTWAFLVFILIIIVFMFGMPDVLGTKSKIDAYNAAKVGSDYLTKGEVSEYQKRLEERMSQNMKGLDEKSRKMFEDMTRGRALDEAIDRKVFTQLLSRAGYVPASSTEARVLANFYKKQFSEYIVNGKLDTQRLNEFLSQRRMSLDQIGRNMLQEYGPAKAYEMLQGASYASDFATLDELQFAATQNSYRIIAIDGAARDKILRGKFNPSEADIQNKFKVEFLSKDPKAVLDNSKRETIKASLFSEKRQALEKEFTQSLTNASKAGIGQVAALAAAKVIAIDDAGLSTDLDGKKGKDNANVALSPLQQSDIFMRQRLSAPVGQVVGPVDAGGSVYFFAVVSRKSVALPPAADYAKLQTKASDEVAKIKTLPKDVSFEKTAENSGKTNYAQLLTAALEIHRSNIRIIRYNQTEKAE; from the coding sequence ATGTCTGAATCTAAATCTACCCTCAGGGAAAAAATCGTCAAGGCCGGCACCTGGGCGTTTCTGGTATTTATTCTTATAATCATCGTCTTTATGTTCGGTATGCCCGACGTACTGGGCACGAAATCAAAAATCGACGCATACAACGCAGCCAAGGTGGGCAGTGATTATCTTACCAAAGGTGAAGTTTCTGAATACCAGAAACGCCTCGAAGAGCGTATGTCTCAGAATATGAAAGGCCTCGACGAGAAAAGCCGCAAAATGTTCGAAGACATGACTCGTGGCCGCGCGCTCGACGAAGCGATTGACCGCAAGGTCTTCACGCAGCTGCTCTCGCGCGCCGGTTACGTACCCGCAAGTTCGACCGAAGCGCGTGTGCTCGCCAATTTTTACAAGAAACAGTTTTCAGAATACATTGTGAACGGCAAACTCGACACCCAGCGCCTGAACGAATTTCTCTCTCAGCGGCGCATGAGCCTCGACCAGATTGGCAGAAACATGCTGCAAGAATATGGCCCTGCGAAAGCCTATGAGATGCTGCAGGGGGCGTCGTACGCCTCTGATTTTGCCACGCTCGACGAACTTCAGTTTGCAGCGACACAAAATTCATACCGCATCATCGCGATCGACGGGGCGGCACGCGACAAAATTCTGCGCGGTAAATTCAACCCGAGCGAAGCAGATATTCAGAACAAATTTAAAGTCGAATTTTTAAGCAAAGACCCCAAAGCCGTGCTCGATAATTCGAAACGAGAAACGATCAAAGCTTCGCTCTTCAGCGAGAAGCGCCAGGCGCTCGAAAAAGAATTCACACAGAGCCTCACAAACGCCTCTAAAGCAGGCATCGGTCAGGTGGCGGCTCTCGCAGCAGCGAAGGTCATCGCAATTGACGATGCCGGCCTCAGCACCGACCTCGACGGCAAAAAAGGCAAAGATAACGCAAACGTTGCACTTTCGCCGCTGCAACAATCGGATATTTTTATGCGCCAGCGGCTTTCGGCCCCGGTAGGTCAGGTCGTAGGCCCGGTGGATGCAGGCGGTTCTGTGTACTTCTTTGCCGTGGTGAGCCGTAAGTCTGTCGCGCTGCCGCCGGCCGCCGACTATGCAAAACTACAGACCAAAGCCAGCGATGAGGTGGCGAAAATCAAGACGCTGCCAAAAGATGTGTCATTCGAGAAAACGGCGGAAAATTCGGGTAAAACCAACTATGCGCAGCTCTTAACGGCTGCGCTCGAAATTCACCGCAGCAATATTCGCATCATACGCTACAACCAGACCGAAAAGGCAGAGTAG